In Pristis pectinata isolate sPriPec2 chromosome 11, sPriPec2.1.pri, whole genome shotgun sequence, the following proteins share a genomic window:
- the LOC127575699 gene encoding 52 kDa repressor of the inhibitor of the protein kinase-like isoform X3 encodes MPNFCAAPNCSRGSTNYPDLPFFRFPRDPERCQKWVENCRRADLENRSAEQLHKQYRLCARHFEQSLICTNSPYRTVLKDNAVPTLFDLTSHLNKPEGKHRKHKMIKELTEEDLLRVKAPRTDGDVLRGLQCKQEPINELEKTDLEGATESLEESTLLEESLNLTPEEKGNKEFLKVLFETVLLLGRQNVPLGGSATENVSNLCNTQDNIQALLEFRMNAGDEILRKRFETTAVNAVYCPKNLQKDLLDICEMCIREEVLREVRDSNFFSIVTDDVINIAGVDHVSLLIRFVDESDSLRQEFVGFIPCELDGEFLASRIHETLTEKWGLNMYYCRGQAYNGSGAMSYKKQVVVASILQQCPKALCTPCSSYPLNIWMAKSSLIFGISMVLSLMENIVSFFSLSPQLQKVFDVSVDSIYQTNEEKAKELKKLFQINWYERHDTFEILADLYEVLVTCLDEISYDTCGRWNAEIATQASMLSSTMRDFEIVVSLMVLKNVLSYTRAFGKNLQGQASDTYFASSTLTAVLHSLNEMRDNIEVYHEFWLEEATNLSFKMGIELKLPWRCRRQPQNEEVSEETPENYYKESITAPFLDHIILEIEDMFSEQQLKALKCLSLVPSVMAQLKYNTGEENMADLYKDDLPNPDTLSAELHCWKIKWKHRSRDVELPSTIFDTLRHPDIKFFPNVYTLLKIVSNLPIIKLETDKCDIGRKRLKAYLKVTPVEERTSSLALIHINYDAKHDYDMMVDTYAKLYPEKMQLPHVTDSDNVEVNNHDGSRVEVNNLGTGTGPLYEVDSDCMEVVSHTLVSGIVLHHQSPGSILEACQNPSKNVIEVTQHPEGSTVELQQLPVGSTMIVTQHSTEPSVELQHHPEGAEPDQPPVGSTVEVQHHIEGRVVEVIHHPEMNGVELQHRSEVNGMELEHHREEVIEVSHHSEMRAVEFTPQLEGSTVELQHHVHGVAVTLQHHIEGSTVELQHHPEDTTVEMRHAETSAVELSHHVEESAMEVDHYPESSTTDLQQHLESSAIELQHQLQPEPVTTEILCHPESREGEVQHSLETVAAEVQHPPDSGEHHPQTTEAEVHHPEPGALEIQHRSESVTSQIPQHPEPPSTDVQHHPEPVAMVTQHPSEPVTSETELHLESASSEIQQHSEQSAIVIQHHPETVAAEIQHYSEPVAKESSATVIQNYSEPVTTDLQQHPEPVTTQIHHPGPTVMIIESHPESTVAEIQQHPTPSALLIEQHPEPATTEIQDHSEAGARDVHHHPEPNALELQSHLASDIVVEGCPQVNTVELEHQSVARVVETSTVELENCSETVELQEHPEGGTVEVDSVSVCTQDVSGEGIKILQVKNSEESNSETNISSVSNVNNSEVAVQ; translated from the exons ATGCCGAATTTCTGCGCGGCCCCGAATTGTAGCAGGGGCAGCACCAATTACCCGGACCTACCTTTCTTCAGGTTCCCCAGAGACCCCGAAAG GTGTCAGAAATGGGTGGAGAACTGTCGGAGAGCAGATTTAGAAAACCGTTCCGCTGAGCAGCTTCACAAACAATACAGGCTATGTGCGAGACACTTTGAACAATCTCTAATATGCACAAAT AGCCCTTACAGAACAGTCCTCAAGGATAATGCTGTGCCAACCTTGTTTGACTTGACAAGTCATCTCAATAAACCTGAAGGCAAACACAGAAAGCACAAGATGATAAAAGAACTG ACTGAGGAAGATCTGCTGAGGGTGAAGGCACCAAGAA CTGATGGTGATGTCCTGAGAGGTCTGCAGTGCAAGCAGGAGCCAATCAACGAACTAGAGAAAACAGACCTGGAAGGTGCAACAGAAAGCCTCGAGGAATCTACTCTTCTGGAAGAATCTTTGAACTTGACACCTGAAGAGAAAGGGAATAAAGAATTCCTGAAAGTTTTATTTGAAACTGTATTGCTATTGGGGCGGCAAAATGTTCCATTGGGAGGATCTGCCACTGAAAACGTAAGTAATTTGTGCAATACTCAAGATAACATTCAAGCActgctggagttcagaatgaATGCAGGTGATGAAATTCTACGGAAGAGGTTTGAGACTACTgcagtgaatgcagtgtattgccCAAAGAACCTGCAAAAAGACCTTTTGGATATCTGCGAGATGTGCATACGTGAAGAGGTTCTCAGAGAAGTACGTGAcagcaatttcttctcaattGTAACTGATGATGTGATCAACATAGCAGGGGTCGACCACGTCTCTCTGTTGATTAGATTTGTAGATGAATCTGACTCTCTAAGGCAAGAGTTCGTTGGGTTCATACCATGTGAACTAGATGGAGAGTTTTTAGCAAGTCGGATCCATGAGACTCTTACAGAAAAATGGGGACTGAATATGTATTATTGCCGTGGACAAGCCTATAATGGCTCTGGGGCTATGTCTTACAAAAAGCAAGTAGTTGTGGCTAGCATCTTACAACAGTGTCCAAAGGCATTGTGCACTCCCTGCTCCTCTTACCCACTAAATATATGGATGGCAAAGTCTAGCTTGATTTTTGGTATAAGCATGGTGTTAAGCTTGATGGAAAATATCGTATCATTTTTCAGTTTATCGCCTCAGCTCCAAAAAGTTTTTGATGTTAGCGTTGACAGCATCTATCAAACGAATGAAGAAAAGGCAAAAGAGCTGAAAAAACTCTTCCAAATCAATTGGTATGAAAGACATGACACTTTTGAAATCCTAGCAGATCTTTATGAAGTGTTGGTGACCTGCTTGGATGAGATCAGCTACGATACATGCGGTAGATGGAATGCTGAGATAGCAACCCAGGCCAGTATGCTGTCATCCACCATGCGAGATTTTGAAATAGTTGTCTCTCTTATGGTCCTGAAGAATGTCCTCTCTTACACAAGAGCCTTTGGCAAAAACCTTCAGGGTCAAGCTTCAGACACCTATTTTGCTTCAAGCACTTTGACTGCTGTTCTCCATTCGTTGAATGAAATGAGAGACAATATTGAAGTGTACCATGAATTCTGGCTGGAGGAAGCCACCAATTTGTCCTTCAAAATGGGGATTGAATTAAAGTTGCCGTGGAGGTGCCGTAGGCAACCTCAGAATGAGGAGGTGTCTGAAGAGACTCCAGAAAATTACTACAAAGAATCAATCACTGCACCATTTCTGGATCACATTATTTTAGAAATAGAGGACATGTTCTCTGAGCAGCAGTTAAAGGCCCTCAAGTGCCTGTCATTGGTGCCTTCCGTTATGGCACAGCTGAAATACAACACTGGAGAGGAAAACATGGCTGATCTATATAAAGATGATCTCCCAAATCCAGATACCCTTTCTGCAGAATTGCACTGTTGGAAGATAAAATGGAAGCACCGCAGTCGAGATGTCGAACTCCCCAGCACTATCTTTGATACTCTTCGTCATCCCGACATCAAGTTCTTTCCAAACGTGTACACTTTGCTCAAAATTGTCTCCAACCTTCCGATTATTAAACTTGAAACGGACAAATGTGACATTGGAAGGAAACGACTTAAAGCCTATTTGAAAGTCACTCCGGTTGAGGAAAGAACCAGCAGTCTGGCACTGATCCATATTAATTATGACGCAAAGCATGACTATGACATGATGGTGGATACCTATGCTAAGTTGTACCCAGAGAAAATGCAGTTGCCTCATGTGACTGATTCAGATAATGTGGAGGTAAACAATCACGATGGAAGCAGAGTGGAAGTGAACAATTTGGGTACAGGCACTGGTCCACTGTATGAGGTAGACAGTGACTGCATGGAAGTAGTGAGTCACACACTGGTGAGTGGGATAGTGTTGCATCACCAGTCGCCAGGAAGCATCTTGGAGGCCTGCCAGAATCCAAGCAAGAATGTCATAGAGGTGACCCAGCATCCAGAGGGGAGCACTGTGGAGCTGCAGCAGCTTCCCGTCGGCAGCACCATGATAGTGACCCAGCATTCAACAGAACCCAGCGTGGAACTGCAACACCATCCTGAAGGGGCTGagcctgaccagccgccagtagGAAGCACCGTGGAAGTCCAACACCACATAGAgggaagggtggtggaggtgaTCCACCATCCGGAGATGAATGGTGTGGAACTGCAGCACCGCTCGGAGGTGAATGGTATGGAATTGGAGCACCATCGAGAGGAAGTTATTGAGGTGAGCCATCATTCGGAGATGAGAGCTGTAGAATTTACGCCACAGttggagggcagcacagtggaacTGCAGCATCATGTACATGGTGTTGCTGTGACACTACAGCACCATATAGAAGGAAGTACTGTAGAACTACAGCATCACCCTGAAGACACCACTGTGGAGATGCGTCATGCTGAAACAAGTGCTGTAGAGTTGAGTCATCATGTGGAAGAGAGTGCCATGGAGGTGGATCATTACCCAGAGTCTAGCACCacagacttgcagcagcatctagAGTCCAGTGCCATAGAATTGCAACACCAACTCCAACCAGAGCCCGTAACTACAGAGATTTTGTGCCATCCAGAGTCCAGAGAGGGAGAAGTGCAGCACAGCCTGGAAACTGTGGCTGCAGAAGTGCAGCATCCTCCAGATTCTGGTGAGCACCATCCACAGACAACTGAGGCAGAGGTGCATCATCCGGAGCCAGGAGCCTTAGAAATCCAGCACCGCTCAGAATCTGTCACTTCACAGATACCCCAGCATCCAGAGCCTCCCAGTACAGATGTACAACACCATCCTGAGCCTGTTGCCATGGTAACCCAGCATCCCTCAGAGCCTGTCACTTCAGAGACAGAGCTCCACTTAGAGTCTGCCTCTTCAGAGATACAACAGCATTCTGAGCAAAGTGCCATAGTAATTCAGCACCATCCAGAGACTGTTGCTGCAGAGATACAGCACTATTCTGAACCTGTCGCTAAGGAATCTAGTGCCACTGTAATCCAGAACTATTCTGAGCCTGTCACTACAGATTTACAGCAGCATCCTGAGCCTGTTACTACACAGATTCATCATCCGGGGCCCACAGTAATGATAATCGAAAGCCACCCAGAGTCTACTGTCGCAGAGATACAACAACACCCTACGCCCAGTGCCTTGCTAATCGAGCAACACCCTGAGCCTGCTACTACAGAGATACAGGACCATTCAGAGGCTGGTGCCAGAGATGTACACCATCACCCAGAACCTAATGCATTGGAATTACAGTCCCATCTGGCATCTGATATAGTGGTTGAGGGTTGTCCACAGGTAAACACAGTGGAATTAGAGCACCAATCGGTTGCAAGGGTTGTGGAAACCAGCACTGTGGAGCTGGAGAACTGTTCAGAGACAGTGGAATTGCAGGAGCATCCAGAAGGAGGCACAGTGGAAGTGGACAGTGTGAGTGTCTGCACTCAGGATGTTAGCGGTGAAGGAATAAAGATTTTGCAAGTTAAAAATTCAGAAGAAAGCAATTCAGAAACGAACATTTCTAGTGTAAGTAATGTAAATAATTCTGAAGTAGCTGTACAATAA
- the LOC127575699 gene encoding 52 kDa repressor of the inhibitor of the protein kinase-like isoform X4: MPNFCAAPNCSRKSTNCPEIPFFRFPKDPERCQKWVENCRRADLENRSAEQLHKQYRLCARHFEQSLICTNSPYRTVLKDNAVPTLFDLTSHLNKPEGKHRKHKMIKELTEEDLLRVKAPRTDGDVLRGLQCKQEPINELEKTDLEGATESLEESTLLEESLNLTPEEKGNKEFLKVLFETVLLLGRQNVPLGGSATENVSNLCNTQDNIQALLEFRMNAGDEILRKRFETTAVNAVYCPKNLQKDLLDICEMCIREEVLREVRDSNFFSIVTDDVINIAGVDHVSLLIRFVDESDSLRQEFVGFIPCELDGEFLASRIHETLTEKWGLNMYYCRGQAYNGSGAMSYKKQVVVASILQQCPKALCTPCSSYPLNIWMAKSSLIFGISMVLSLMENIVSFFSLSPQLQKVFDVSVDSIYQTNEEKAKELKKLFQINWYERHDTFEILADLYEVLVTCLDEISYDTCGRWNAEIATQASMLSSTMRDFEIVVSLMVLKNVLSYTRAFGKNLQGQASDTYFASSTLTAVLHSLNEMRDNIEVYHEFWLEEATNLSFKMGIELKLPWRCRRQPQNEEVSEETPENYYKESITAPFLDHIILEIEDMFSEQQLKALKCLSLVPSVMAQLKYNTGEENMADLYKDDLPNPDTLSAELHCWKIKWKHRSRDVELPSTIFDTLRHPDIKFFPNVYTLLKIVSNLPIIKLETDKCDIGRKRLKAYLKVTPVEERTSSLALIHINYDAKHDYDMMVDTYAKLYPEKMQLPHVTDSDNVEVNNHDGSRVEVNNLGTGTGPLYEVDSDCMEVVSHTLVSGIVLHHQSPGSILEACQNPSKNVIEVTQHPEGSTVELQQLPVGSTMIVTQHSTEPSVELQHHPEGAEPDQPPVGSTVEVQHHIEGRVVEVIHHPEMNGVELQHRSEVNGMELEHHREEVIEVSHHSEMRAVEFTPQLEGSTVELQHHVHGVAVTLQHHIEGSTVELQHHPEDTTVEMRHAETSAVELSHHVEESAMEVDHYPESSTTDLQQHLESSAIELQHQLQPEPVTTEILCHPESREGEVQHSLETVAAEVQHPPDSGEHHPQTTEAEVHHPEPGALEIQHRSESVTSQIPQHPEPPSTDVQHHPEPVAMVTQHPSEPVTSETELHLESASSEIQQHSEQSAIVIQHHPETVAAEIQHYSEPVAKESSATVIQNYSEPVTTDLQQHPEPVTTQIHHPGPTVMIIESHPESTVAEIQQHPTPSALLIEQHPEPATTEIQDHSEAGARDVHHHPEPNALELQSHLASDIVVEGCPQVNTVELEHQSVARVVETSTVELENCSETVELQEHPEGGTVEVDSVSVCTQDVSGEGIKILQVKNSEESNSETNISSVSNVNNSEVAVQ; the protein is encoded by the exons GTGTCAGAAATGGGTGGAGAACTGTCGGAGAGCAGATTTAGAAAACCGTTCCGCTGAGCAGCTTCACAAACAATACAGGCTATGTGCGAGACACTTTGAACAATCTCTAATATGCACAAAT AGCCCTTACAGAACAGTCCTCAAGGATAATGCTGTGCCAACCTTGTTTGACTTGACAAGTCATCTCAATAAACCTGAAGGCAAACACAGAAAGCACAAGATGATAAAAGAACTG ACTGAGGAAGATCTGCTGAGGGTGAAGGCACCAAGAA CTGATGGTGATGTCCTGAGAGGTCTGCAGTGCAAGCAGGAGCCAATCAACGAACTAGAGAAAACAGACCTGGAAGGTGCAACAGAAAGCCTCGAGGAATCTACTCTTCTGGAAGAATCTTTGAACTTGACACCTGAAGAGAAAGGGAATAAAGAATTCCTGAAAGTTTTATTTGAAACTGTATTGCTATTGGGGCGGCAAAATGTTCCATTGGGAGGATCTGCCACTGAAAACGTAAGTAATTTGTGCAATACTCAAGATAACATTCAAGCActgctggagttcagaatgaATGCAGGTGATGAAATTCTACGGAAGAGGTTTGAGACTACTgcagtgaatgcagtgtattgccCAAAGAACCTGCAAAAAGACCTTTTGGATATCTGCGAGATGTGCATACGTGAAGAGGTTCTCAGAGAAGTACGTGAcagcaatttcttctcaattGTAACTGATGATGTGATCAACATAGCAGGGGTCGACCACGTCTCTCTGTTGATTAGATTTGTAGATGAATCTGACTCTCTAAGGCAAGAGTTCGTTGGGTTCATACCATGTGAACTAGATGGAGAGTTTTTAGCAAGTCGGATCCATGAGACTCTTACAGAAAAATGGGGACTGAATATGTATTATTGCCGTGGACAAGCCTATAATGGCTCTGGGGCTATGTCTTACAAAAAGCAAGTAGTTGTGGCTAGCATCTTACAACAGTGTCCAAAGGCATTGTGCACTCCCTGCTCCTCTTACCCACTAAATATATGGATGGCAAAGTCTAGCTTGATTTTTGGTATAAGCATGGTGTTAAGCTTGATGGAAAATATCGTATCATTTTTCAGTTTATCGCCTCAGCTCCAAAAAGTTTTTGATGTTAGCGTTGACAGCATCTATCAAACGAATGAAGAAAAGGCAAAAGAGCTGAAAAAACTCTTCCAAATCAATTGGTATGAAAGACATGACACTTTTGAAATCCTAGCAGATCTTTATGAAGTGTTGGTGACCTGCTTGGATGAGATCAGCTACGATACATGCGGTAGATGGAATGCTGAGATAGCAACCCAGGCCAGTATGCTGTCATCCACCATGCGAGATTTTGAAATAGTTGTCTCTCTTATGGTCCTGAAGAATGTCCTCTCTTACACAAGAGCCTTTGGCAAAAACCTTCAGGGTCAAGCTTCAGACACCTATTTTGCTTCAAGCACTTTGACTGCTGTTCTCCATTCGTTGAATGAAATGAGAGACAATATTGAAGTGTACCATGAATTCTGGCTGGAGGAAGCCACCAATTTGTCCTTCAAAATGGGGATTGAATTAAAGTTGCCGTGGAGGTGCCGTAGGCAACCTCAGAATGAGGAGGTGTCTGAAGAGACTCCAGAAAATTACTACAAAGAATCAATCACTGCACCATTTCTGGATCACATTATTTTAGAAATAGAGGACATGTTCTCTGAGCAGCAGTTAAAGGCCCTCAAGTGCCTGTCATTGGTGCCTTCCGTTATGGCACAGCTGAAATACAACACTGGAGAGGAAAACATGGCTGATCTATATAAAGATGATCTCCCAAATCCAGATACCCTTTCTGCAGAATTGCACTGTTGGAAGATAAAATGGAAGCACCGCAGTCGAGATGTCGAACTCCCCAGCACTATCTTTGATACTCTTCGTCATCCCGACATCAAGTTCTTTCCAAACGTGTACACTTTGCTCAAAATTGTCTCCAACCTTCCGATTATTAAACTTGAAACGGACAAATGTGACATTGGAAGGAAACGACTTAAAGCCTATTTGAAAGTCACTCCGGTTGAGGAAAGAACCAGCAGTCTGGCACTGATCCATATTAATTATGACGCAAAGCATGACTATGACATGATGGTGGATACCTATGCTAAGTTGTACCCAGAGAAAATGCAGTTGCCTCATGTGACTGATTCAGATAATGTGGAGGTAAACAATCACGATGGAAGCAGAGTGGAAGTGAACAATTTGGGTACAGGCACTGGTCCACTGTATGAGGTAGACAGTGACTGCATGGAAGTAGTGAGTCACACACTGGTGAGTGGGATAGTGTTGCATCACCAGTCGCCAGGAAGCATCTTGGAGGCCTGCCAGAATCCAAGCAAGAATGTCATAGAGGTGACCCAGCATCCAGAGGGGAGCACTGTGGAGCTGCAGCAGCTTCCCGTCGGCAGCACCATGATAGTGACCCAGCATTCAACAGAACCCAGCGTGGAACTGCAACACCATCCTGAAGGGGCTGagcctgaccagccgccagtagGAAGCACCGTGGAAGTCCAACACCACATAGAgggaagggtggtggaggtgaTCCACCATCCGGAGATGAATGGTGTGGAACTGCAGCACCGCTCGGAGGTGAATGGTATGGAATTGGAGCACCATCGAGAGGAAGTTATTGAGGTGAGCCATCATTCGGAGATGAGAGCTGTAGAATTTACGCCACAGttggagggcagcacagtggaacTGCAGCATCATGTACATGGTGTTGCTGTGACACTACAGCACCATATAGAAGGAAGTACTGTAGAACTACAGCATCACCCTGAAGACACCACTGTGGAGATGCGTCATGCTGAAACAAGTGCTGTAGAGTTGAGTCATCATGTGGAAGAGAGTGCCATGGAGGTGGATCATTACCCAGAGTCTAGCACCacagacttgcagcagcatctagAGTCCAGTGCCATAGAATTGCAACACCAACTCCAACCAGAGCCCGTAACTACAGAGATTTTGTGCCATCCAGAGTCCAGAGAGGGAGAAGTGCAGCACAGCCTGGAAACTGTGGCTGCAGAAGTGCAGCATCCTCCAGATTCTGGTGAGCACCATCCACAGACAACTGAGGCAGAGGTGCATCATCCGGAGCCAGGAGCCTTAGAAATCCAGCACCGCTCAGAATCTGTCACTTCACAGATACCCCAGCATCCAGAGCCTCCCAGTACAGATGTACAACACCATCCTGAGCCTGTTGCCATGGTAACCCAGCATCCCTCAGAGCCTGTCACTTCAGAGACAGAGCTCCACTTAGAGTCTGCCTCTTCAGAGATACAACAGCATTCTGAGCAAAGTGCCATAGTAATTCAGCACCATCCAGAGACTGTTGCTGCAGAGATACAGCACTATTCTGAACCTGTCGCTAAGGAATCTAGTGCCACTGTAATCCAGAACTATTCTGAGCCTGTCACTACAGATTTACAGCAGCATCCTGAGCCTGTTACTACACAGATTCATCATCCGGGGCCCACAGTAATGATAATCGAAAGCCACCCAGAGTCTACTGTCGCAGAGATACAACAACACCCTACGCCCAGTGCCTTGCTAATCGAGCAACACCCTGAGCCTGCTACTACAGAGATACAGGACCATTCAGAGGCTGGTGCCAGAGATGTACACCATCACCCAGAACCTAATGCATTGGAATTACAGTCCCATCTGGCATCTGATATAGTGGTTGAGGGTTGTCCACAGGTAAACACAGTGGAATTAGAGCACCAATCGGTTGCAAGGGTTGTGGAAACCAGCACTGTGGAGCTGGAGAACTGTTCAGAGACAGTGGAATTGCAGGAGCATCCAGAAGGAGGCACAGTGGAAGTGGACAGTGTGAGTGTCTGCACTCAGGATGTTAGCGGTGAAGGAATAAAGATTTTGCAAGTTAAAAATTCAGAAGAAAGCAATTCAGAAACGAACATTTCTAGTGTAAGTAATGTAAATAATTCTGAAGTAGCTGTACAATAA